The Myxocyprinus asiaticus isolate MX2 ecotype Aquarium Trade chromosome 39, UBuf_Myxa_2, whole genome shotgun sequence genome window below encodes:
- the LOC127430108 gene encoding LOW QUALITY PROTEIN: inositol polyphosphate 5-phosphatase K-like (The sequence of the model RefSeq protein was modified relative to this genomic sequence to represent the inferred CDS: inserted 1 base in 1 codon) — translation MKEEDLSALNSVSLEQKDSKMDTLGLYVVTWNVGTAEPPDDVNSLLQLSSPKKPDLYVIGLQEVKAAPLKFVTDLAFEDSWSHLFMNTLAPFGFIKVSSIRMQGLLLLFFSKLEHVPFIRDIQVTYTRTGLYGYWGNKGGVSIRLSFYGHMLCFLNCHLTAHMNFASQRVDEFEYILDAQTFDAKNTPRILDHKVVFWFGDLNFRIEDHGMHFIRNCINSQRFSLLWSKDQLTLMKKKEAVLQEFEEGPLDFQPTYKFDLNSDNYDSSGKKRKPAWCDRILWRVMSNSSPTEEPNKEGNSEDELKKKLVGDQEEEFPLKVTQEFYTSKMEYGVSDHKPVVGVFRLELKKMYETPLVQVCAEGEWSADFDALITYSRLQPFASSAWDWIGLYKVGFKSVSDYIMYAWVKDDQVAFNDELFQVYVNKDEIPVFGGECVLCYYSSNLQCIVGISEPFNVQESRVAIEEGLAPEXINGLDQAVASYCPDTAEP, via the exons ATGAAGGAGGAGGATTTAAGTGCCCTGAATTCTGTCAGTCTGGAGCAGAAAGACAGCAAGATGGACACTCTTGG GCTTTATGTTGTCACATGGAATGTGGGCACAGCAGAGCCTCCTGATGATGTGAACTCTCTGCTTCAGCTCAGTTCTCCAAAGAAACCAGACCTCTACGTGATTGG TCTACAGGAGGTGAAAGCAGCACCTCTGAAGTTTGTCACAGACTTGGCCTTCGAGGACTCCTGGAGTCATCTCTTCATGAACACACTGGCTCCTTTTGGATTTATCAAG GTGTCCTCCATACGGATGCAGGGTCTACTCTTGCTTTTCTTTTCCAAACTGGAGCACGTCCCCTTTATCAGAGACATTCAGGTCACTTATACCCGAACAGGACTCTATGGATACTGG GGTAACAAAGGGGGCGTGTCCATTCGTCTTTCCTTCTATGGTCACATGCTCTGCTTCCTGAACTGTCACCTAACTGCCCACATGAACTTCGCCTCCCAGAGAGTGGATGAATTTGAGTACATTCTAGATGCTCAGACGTTTGATGCCAAAAACACACCACGGATTCTTGACCACAA GGTTGTGTTCTGGTTTGGGGATTTAAATTTTCGTATTGAGGACCATGGTATGCACTTCATTCGAAACTGCATCAACAGCCAGCGTTTCAGTCTTCTGTGGTCTAAAGATCAG CTCACCTTGATGAAGAAGAAGGAAGCTGTTTTGCAGGAGTTTGAAGAGGGACCTCTCGACTTTCAACCCACCTATAAATTTGATTTAAACTCAGATAACTACGATTCAAG TGGAAAGAAACGAAAGCCTGCATGGTGCGATAGAATTCTCTGGAGAGTAATGTCCAACTCCTCACCGACAGAGGAACCCAACAAAGAAGGTAACAGTGAAGACGAGCTGAAGAAGAAACTGGTGGGGGACCAGGAGGAAGAGTTTCCTCTCAAAGTGACCCAGGAATTTTACACCAGTAAAATGGAGTATGGCGTTAGCGACCACAAGCCCGTTGTTGGCGTCTTCCGCTTGGAG CTGAAAAAGATGTACGAGACGCCCTTGGTTCAAGTGTGTGCTGagggagagtggagtgctgaCTTTGATGCCCTGATAACCTACAGCCGTCTTCAGCCTTTTGCTTCCAGTGCCTGGGACTGGATTGGCTTATATAAG GTTGGTTTTAAAAGTGTTTCAGACTATATCATGTACGCTTGGGTGAAGGACGACCAGGTGGCTTTCAATGATGAGCTCTTTCAG GTTTATGTGAACAAAGATGAAATTCCAGTTTTTGGGGGAGAATGTGTGCTATGTTATTACAGCAGCAACCTGCAGTGCATTGTCGGTATTAGTGAACCTTTTAAT GTGCAGGAATCCAGAGTGGCGATTGAAGAGGGTTTAGCGCCTG AAATCAATGGACTAGATCAGGCAGTTGCCAGTTACTGTCCAGATACGGCTGAGCCTTAA